The Firmicutes bacterium HGW-Firmicutes-1 genome has a segment encoding these proteins:
- a CDS encoding N-acetyltransferase, producing the protein MEELSGNNTNYDKMVINYNWIKSNPDYFLLGAKYNNELVGTVMGIICKDIVSECKPFMVIENMVVKSTMRGKNIGKELIKEIERIGREKDCYYTMLVSLKHRKEAHKFYVSVGYSLDTVQGFKKYL; encoded by the coding sequence ATGGAGGAATTATCAGGAAATAATACGAATTATGATAAGATGGTCATTAATTACAATTGGATTAAATCGAATCCTGATTATTTTTTGCTTGGTGCAAAGTATAATAATGAACTTGTAGGAACAGTAATGGGTATCATTTGCAAAGATATTGTCAGCGAGTGTAAGCCATTTATGGTTATAGAGAATATGGTGGTTAAAAGTACTATGAGAGGTAAAAACATAGGAAAAGAATTAATAAAGGAAATTGAGAGAATAGGAAGAGAAAAGGATTGCTATTATACAATGTTAGTTTCTTTAAAGCATAGAAAAGAAGCACATAAGTTTTATGTATCTGTAGGATATTCATTGGATACTGTTCAAGGATTTAAGAAGTATTTATAG